The Vicia villosa cultivar HV-30 ecotype Madison, WI linkage group LG1, Vvil1.0, whole genome shotgun sequence genome includes a region encoding these proteins:
- the LOC131647872 gene encoding uncharacterized protein LOC131647872 gives MADQEQHNMEVRMEIDELKGSITKLTEMMQVLIARDAEPQRTVIAEVSEAVEDPITIQKPPSSWPEFGLPPGYTPPFANTLGVGLSAQQIAPIPVIAEQPPIVHTTVQPPPFVYHVDDSEHGDQEHNHEVEEVKEKYNVLEKRLKVVEGNDIFGFDTMNLCLVSDLTVPAKFKVPEFEKYKGHTCPKDHLTMYFRKMAAYANNDKLLVHIFQDSLAGASLKWYMSLKREHIQTWRDLGEAFLKQYKYNMDLAPDRRQLQTMTMRDRETFKGYAQRWRELAAQVEPPLAEKELTGMFMDTLHPVFYEKMIGSVSSSFADLVTIGERVEEGLKNGKIVNAAGSPNNNQTKRFPGSFHRKKEGEANAVVTSGEGTQNPQPYQVPTYPQAPFMPYYQYPHVAAAQHQQPYLPMPSHQQPWNASHQNVSQSAPPNSQQSQNGQNNQNRPQKGPPKEPRRIDPIPMTYTELWPALVHKSLVAPRPTKAPTPPFSKGYNPNAKCAFHSGVVGHSIEDCWVLKEKVQDLIESKMLTFRDVNPNVITNPLPS, from the coding sequence ATGGCTGACCAAGAGCAACACAACATGGAAGTTAGGATGGAAATCGATGAGTTGAAGGGAAGCATCACCAAACTCACTGAGATGATGCAAGTACTAATAGCTAGGGATGCTGAACCCCAAAGAACTGTCATAGCTGAAGTCTCCGAAGCTGTTGAGGATCCCATTACTATTCAGAAGCCGCCTTCTAGCTGGCCAGAATTCGGTTTACCACCTGGTTATACTCCCCCATTCGCAAATACTTTGGGAGTAGGACTTTCTGCGCAACAGATTGCACCAATACCAGTCATTGCTGAACAGCCTCCGATTGTTCACACTACTGTTCAGCCTCCTCCTTTTGTTTATCACGTTGATGATTCCGAACATGGTGATCAAGAACATAACCATGAGGTGGAAGAAGTGAAAGAAAAGTACAATGTTCTCGAGAAAAGATTGAAAGTCGTTGAAGGAAATGACATCTTTGGATTTGATACCATGAACCTCTGCTTGGTTTCTGACTTAACTGTGCCTGCAAAGTTCAAAGTCCCTGAGTTCGAGAAATACAAGGGGCATACTTGTCCTAAAGATCATCTGACTATGTACTTTCGTAAGATGGCTGCCTATGCCAACAATGACAAATTGCTTGTTCACATATTTCAAGATAGCTTAGCTGGAGCTTCTCTGAAATGGTACATGAGTTTGAAGAGGGAGCATATCCAAACATGGAGAGACTTAGGCGAAGCTTTCCTaaaacaatacaagtacaacatgGACTTAGCCCCTGATCGCAGACAACTTCAGACTATGACCATGAGAGATAGGGAAACTTTCAAAGGGTATGCCCAACGCTGGAGAGAGTTAGCTGCTCAAGTCGAACCTCCTCTTGCTGAAAAAGAGCTTACTGGCATGTTCATGGATACCTTGCATCCAGTTTTCTATGAGAAAATGATCGGAAGTGTATCTTCTAGCTTTGCTGACCTAGTCACCATTGGAGAAAGGGTCGAAGAAGGTTTGAAAAATGGCAAGATTGTCAATGCTGCTGGATCACCCAACAACAACCAAACAAAGAGATTCCCTGGAAGCTTCCATAGAAAAAAGGAAGGTGAAGCTAATGCTGTTGTGACTAGTGGTGAAGGAACTCAGAATCCACAACCCTACCAAGTCCCAACTTATCCACAAGCGCCATTCATGCCTTACTATCAGTATCCGCATGTCGCAGCTGCTCAACATCAACAACCATACTTACCAATGCCATCGCATCAACAACCATGGAATGCTTCTCATCAGAATGTTTCACAAAGTGCTCCTCCGAATTCTCAACAAAGTCAGAATGGACAGAATAATCAGAATAGGCCTCAGAAAGGTCCACCAAAGGAGCCTCGTCGCATCGACCCAATTCCAATGACTTACACCGAATTGTGGCCTGCACTCGTCCATAAGTCGCTGGTAGCTCCTAGGCCAACTAAGGCTCCAACACCACCATTCTCCAAAGGATATAATCCGAATGCTAAGTGTGCTTTTCATAGTGGAGTAGTTGGTCATTCCATTGAAGACTGTTGGGTTCTTAAGGagaaggttcaagacctgatcgaGAGCAAGATGCTCACCTTTCGAGATGTTAATCCGAATGTGATCACTAATCCCCTACCTTCGTGA